AAGTGGAAGGAATCGGCGCCCTGACCAACCGGGTCGTCTCGCCTTGAAGGAAAAATCCTGCGCAGGGGGAATATGACCGCCATGAGCCGCTTTTCTCTGTCCCGCCGCATCCAGTCCCTTCCGCCGTACCTGTTCGCGGAGCTCGACCGGAAGAAGCAGGAGGTCCGCGCGAAGGGAATGGACATCATCGATCTCGGGGTGGGAGATCCCGATCGGCCGACGCCGAAGTTCGTCGTCGACCGGATGAAGAAGGAAGCCGCGGTGGGCGCCAACCACCAGTACCCGTCCTACGAAGGGCTGCCGGAGTTCCGCGCCGCGGCGGCGAAATGGTACCGGGAAAGGTTCGGCGTGTCCCTCGACCCTGCGGGCGAGGTCGTAGCCTTGATCGGCTCGAAGGAAGGGATCGCACATTTCCCGCTGGCCTTCGTCGATCCCGGCGACGTGGTGCTGGTCCCGGACCCCGGCTACCCCGTCTATCACATAGCGACGATGTTTTCGGGGGGGAAATCCCACTTCATGCCCCTGAAGCGGGAAAACGGCTTCCTGCCCGAATTGGAAAAAATACCTGCCGCCGCGCTCGCGAAGGCGAAGATCCTTTTCCTTAACTATCCGAACAATCCGACCTCGGCGGTGGCCGACCGGGCTTTCTACCGCAAGGTTCTCGCCTTCGCGGAGGAGCACGACCTCATCGTGGCCCACGACGTCGCGTACACGGAGATCTATTTCGACGGCGCGAAACCCATGAGCATCCTCGAGCTTCCGGGGGCGAAGAAGCGCTGCATCGAGTTCCATTCCCTTTCGAAAACCTACAACATGACCGGCTGGCGGATCGGATTCGCAGTGGGGAACCCGGAGCTCGTGGGCGGCCTGGGGAAGGTCAAGACGAACGTGGACAGCGGCGTATTCCAGGCCATCCAGGGGGCTGCCGTCGCGGCCCTGCAATCGGGCGACAAGGCCACGGACGCCATCCGCAAGACATACCAGGAACGCAGGGACGTCCTGATACCTGGTCTTCGCGCCCTGGGTCTCGACCCGGTTATGCCGCGGGCCACCTTCTATGTCTGGATTCCCGTCCCGAAGGGGTACACGTCGGCCACTTTCTGCGAGCACCTCCTTACGAAAACCGGGATCGTCACGACGCCGGGGAACGGTTTCGGAGCGAGCGGCGAAGGATACGTCCGCATGGCGCTGACCAAGGAAAAGGGGCGCATACGGGAAGCTCTCGACAGGATAAGGAAAGCAGGGTTTTAGCCGGCAATTCGAGGAACTCATCGCGCGACGACGTACTCCTATTGTTGGGGAGCAACGTCGGGCGGCGGGAAACGCGGCTGCGTGAAGGCGTCGATCGCCTCTCCCTGAAAATGGAGGTCGTCCGGGTTTCGCGCGTATACGCGTCGGAGCCGTGGGGAAAGCCGGACCAGCGGTGGTTCCTGAACATCGCAGTACTTGGAAAGTGCGCCCTTTCGCCCGTCAGGCTCCTGGAGTTCGTGAAG
This genomic window from Deltaproteobacteria bacterium contains:
- a CDS encoding LL-diaminopimelate aminotransferase, with amino-acid sequence MSRFSLSRRIQSLPPYLFAELDRKKQEVRAKGMDIIDLGVGDPDRPTPKFVVDRMKKEAAVGANHQYPSYEGLPEFRAAAAKWYRERFGVSLDPAGEVVALIGSKEGIAHFPLAFVDPGDVVLVPDPGYPVYHIATMFSGGKSHFMPLKRENGFLPELEKIPAAALAKAKILFLNYPNNPTSAVADRAFYRKVLAFAEEHDLIVAHDVAYTEIYFDGAKPMSILELPGAKKRCIEFHSLSKTYNMTGWRIGFAVGNPELVGGLGKVKTNVDSGVFQAIQGAAVAALQSGDKATDAIRKTYQERRDVLIPGLRALGLDPVMPRATFYVWIPVPKGYTSATFCEHLLTKTGIVTTPGNGFGASGEGYVRMALTKEKGRIREALDRIRKAGF